From the genome of Rhododendron vialii isolate Sample 1 chromosome 10a, ASM3025357v1:
gtggtggcggagtAGCGGCTGGTTGGTTGCGGTTGAGTGGCAATAGTGGTAATATTTATTGTCCGCAAAACATTTTCCACTTTTGAAAAGTGCGAAACATATTTGCTGAAATTAACTACTTTTCCATTAAAATTACGCGTTTTCGTggagaaaaaaaacaagttgttttgttttccatcGCACAAAGTACCAAAAGTACATAAAACGTTTATAGTTTTCCATCATAAACAAAAGGGGCGTAGGTGTCCATTTACAAGTTGAACTTATGCTCAGAACGAACTAAAAGAGGAAACAGACCTGTTGAACAAAGAAGCAGCATAATCCAACTTGCTACTCGCACTTGATAGAGCGGTATATGTGGCGGACAAAGAACAAAGTGGCACGGAAACCCACAGCCCCAAGCATGAGGAAGAAACCATAGCAGATGCAAGCCATgtatccaaagaaaaaggagtttTGCATGAAACCAGACATATCTGAACGGGCATGATAATAGTATAAGCAGTAGCCATAGATGAACAAGCCAGTTGATCCACCACAAAGGAATGACCTGGTAATGAAAATAAACCATGTACGGGTCAGTGCTTGGAGCAATGACAACCCTCTAAATCCAACAATATCCTGTGGGAATCATTTAAAAAAGGAAATCTGCTTACTCATGCAATTAAGAATTCAACATTTCACCATTCTTAGACAAGGACAGTTCTATAGCTAGTATAATGTGGCAAAGTTTGCACTAACCATTACTGAGTTCCTTAACATTGTACGAAAGTGATATATTTGCATGCAAAATAACGTTTACTGTAAACAAACCACACTCATACTACTTTGGCCTATAATATGTTAAATGGCCCCTTCTACTTATAACAATTACTCATGCCAGACACTCCAGTCCTCAACACGCAGATAAAGCTACGGGATCCGTGACCGATATTTTTAGTTGGACATACACCTAATAAGCATGCTTTGTAACAAGCATGTGTTGTTTGAAGTTCTCGTGAACTATACAGAAGGCTCCTCTATTATGCATAAAAGGCCCCAATGGCACCTACCACTTAGCCAAGACAATAATAGatagaaattgagaaataagaATATTTAGGCTTGTCATCTTATCCTTGAGATGAGAATAGATGAATCCAACCGTTGGGGCATGTCTACTTGTATTCATCTACCTATATATAATGCACGGTAGGTTGGCCTTCAGAAAGAGAACATAATTGAACCAACTCGAGACATCAAACAAGTTTATGTGGTCAAATCATTAAGATGAAAACTGTTGTAATGGCACATAAAGGAGGGAAAGAGAAATAGAAACAAAATAGGAGTATGGGCACAACTGTCCACAAGGAAAAGaagataaagaagaagaaaacgaaTGAAAACTCGAACATAGAAACACATTACAAGAAGCATTGAAGTAGAATATCAATTCCTGCAGAGTAGCCTTGTTAACATGAAACAGAATGAAGCATTCGGTAGTTAACAGTCTGCACAACTGTTCAGTTAAGAATGATgcagaaacaacaaaaacacaattaTTAGTACctacctccaccaccatttatGATCCTCAGCAGCAAGTTGGAAGTACGTCAAAGCCACGGTAATAAAAGCAGTCACGATCACAAGAATGATGAATACTATAAATAAGATGCTGTATATCGTGTAAATTTTGTGACCCCAAACACTTGCAAATATGTAATAAAGTTCAATGTATATTGCGCTGAAAGGGAGAAACCCAGCCATAGCCATCTGAGGAAGGGCTTCACGATACCAAGGCAATGGTGGGATCTCTCTAGGAAATTTTGCTGTGCGCACAGGAGCTTGAAACTCGGACTTGCTATTCTTTCCAGCTATACCACCCAATACCAGCAAAGGTGATGTTACTAGAGTCCATATAAGAAATATTACCACAATTGTACCAAATGGAAGTGCTGCAGTTGCTCTGTAGGCAATCGCAACAGTATTAAGAAAGCAGAATGTGAGAAACAGGGGTCCACAAAAGAGGCTTCCAGTCAATAACAAATTTCTCACCTGCCAAGTCAAGAATGGAAATTTTGACTAGTGAATTTTCAATAGAAGTTCCAATTACAATAACAATAACTAGTTGTTGGACAACATGATCAGCCTTATTGGCTACAAGTATATTGATGATTACAAAGAAGCATATCACAATATATACATAATAAACCAAAGTCAATTTCCTttactcagttttttttttgaacatcattTCCTTTACTCAGTTTAATCCAAGAATTCTTATCCCTGGGATGATCAACAAGACAGATTgtgagaaagaagaaagaaaaaagaagagaaatccTGTGTGCTGCagacaaacaaaatggaattcctatgaaattttttttcaatattccAAATGAATTCAATtcaagattttatttatttatactagAGAAATAATAAAGAATTTCTATGGTTTCTACTTGCATCAAAAACTGCTAATAGCTTCAAACCAAACCTACCTCCAAATAAAAGTAATGAGATTATTCTACTCTAACAGATACGGACACGAGACAACACGACACAGACACACAGACACGTGGTGGGATATGTTaaatacataaatatttttaaacacATACATGTATCATTCATATATTACACAAAGATATTGACCTATAACTTTGAAATTTCTTACTTTTATCTAGAATATTTCTTAATTTTAACATAAAGTTCATAAACTATAACATTTTTACCCCATCCcaagttttgaaaattacatTACAACCAATATTTCTTAATTTTAACATAAACTATTACATTTTTCATtcttaaattatttaatattagtttttaatttgtttcacaTTTCAAATATTAAATTTTGTACCCCATTCCAAGTATTGAAAATTACATTACAACCCAAAACGTGTCTCGCGTGTGCCCTCTAAGTGTCGGGTACGTTAGTGTGTGTCTAAACGTGTCCGacttagaaaaaaataagtaaatactTGAACACAATTTTCCATGCGTCGGGAAGTGTCCGAGCGTGTCCGTGTCTGACACATCTGCGGTACAGATACCCAAAGGCCGGAGacgtgtccgtgcttcttagcttCTACTCCTCATAACTGGATTTCCATAAAGGCATAAACATTTGAAAGAATAATTTCTTCCAGCAAatccccccccccaccccccccccccccccccccccccccccccgcgatTCACTTCCAAAGCCCCAAAATCAAATTTGTCCCTCTGCCCTCTCTGCTCCATGTTCCAAATGTAGTTCAGAATACAATCAGCACAGAACCGATAATtaccaaaatccaaaccaatgCTTTAAAGTGAACTCCTTTAACGTCTGtacttctcaatcaaatcacaCTCCCTcctcatgagagagagagagaaggggggaggGAGGAGTACTGAGTACAACAACTAAATTACCAATGTCAATtgtcaaaacaaatttttgcaCAGATTTGACAGAAATACCTTTGTTAACTGAAACTACACACATTTTGCTAGTCATTCTTACAGAAGCCTAGTTTTCTACTGTACCAAGGGGATAAGCACcataaaataagtattttcccAATACAAAATCAGGACCATCACCCAACAGAATGCTTGATGACCATTAAGTTCAAAGCTAAATTTTTCAAGCAGCCCATTAAACCATGCTtacaataaagacaaaataactTGACAAGAAATAAGAAATGTATGCTTAAGAGTCAGATAGAAAGCTTCAGTACTGTGAGAGTGAGACTAAATGGCTCTCTCACATGGACACATCTAAATGTATTAAGTAACAAGTACCATTGACAATATGCACCCATGACCCAGCTTTGTTTCTGACATGTCTTTTGGCAACCACCCAAGCACGAACATGGGATAAGGTGCCTTTTGGACACGTACAGCATGCCTTGTAATATATGTGTACCTTAATGCCAAGTTAATATGTTCCCTCCATTACATGGTTGCTTCAAGATGAGTAGAGCGCCCAAGCTGAAATCTCCATGTTACATGAAAACACGATTTTACGCTGGGAACAGAACAAAGTAAGTTCATGTCTCCCTAAATTCTTAGGATTCGGGGACTTCATGACCAAACAGACCAAAAATTGACATGTGCACTTAATTTTCGGCAACATAAGCATAGCTAACTAGTACCCTATCCAGAGCCTGCAACTAGCGAATCGGATAAATAACTAAAGTATGCAATGCTGAAACAAACTCTCAACAACATATCTGAAAAACACAGGCAATAAAGAAAACTCATGTCTACGTACCCAGTTTGTTCCTTCAAGCTGGCAATAGAAAGAGGTTGCAGTATAGCCTGCTATCCCAGACGTGAGTGCGTATATAACGACGAGGGCAGTAAACAAAGCTCCACGGTTGTATGGATAAAAAACGCCAACAAGAGCAAGTATAAAGATAAAGATAGtactgaaaaacaaaaaatcatggTTACCAAATTGCTTTAAGAGATATAGGGGGCAAAGGGGAAAACTTTGCTCATCAATTAGTGACAAGCAGAgataaaaatgatcaaataaaaagcTCTGAAAAGATAATTACAGGGCGAACAACTGGGTGCCAGAACCAACAGCAGCAGCTAACAAAGATTTGTACTTCGGGAACCTGAAAACGTCACCATGAATATACTTCCACCCGGTTTCCTCTTGATCATCAGCTGTCTCCTCATCATGAGTGTACCTTTAAGGTATGAAAAGACGTAGCTTACAAATAActttaaaagaatttttcaaatgaTTGCATGTGTTTAAGCACTGACATTAAGAGACGGGGAATATTCCTTACTTAACAAAATCATTCTTCAGAACTCGCATGAGAATCGTGGCAAGAAAACCAGTTAAAAGGAGAACTGTCACGCAAGAATTGATTATCGAAAACCAATGAATCTCCAAGTGAAATGGAAGTGAAGAAGAATGCGAGTACTTCTCCATCCTTTTCTCAAAAGGAGTCCTTGTTTCCTTCCATTTCACCGTGTACATGAAGTCTATATTAACTTCCTTATCCTCAGTAAGGTCCACAAGGGCATTCGGATCAGTT
Proteins encoded in this window:
- the LOC131302685 gene encoding transmembrane 9 superfamily member 3-like, with translation MDWWFVAVALFTIMCSATQVRPDASDHKYNIGDAVPLYANKVGPFHNPSETYRYFDLPFCSPGVVKDKTEALGEVLNGDRLVTAPYKLDFLVERDSEIVCRKELKKEDVVQFRNAVIKDYYFQMYYDDLPIWGFIGKVDKEGKADPSDYKYYLFNHIHFEVFYNVDRVIEINARTDPNALVDLTEDKEVNIDFMYTVKWKETRTPFEKRMEKYSHSSSLPFHLEIHWFSIINSCVTVLLLTGFLATILMRVLKNDFVKYTHDEETADDQEETGWKYIHGDVFRFPKYKSLLAAAVGSGTQLFALTIFIFILALVGVFYPYNRGALFTALVVIYALTSGIAGYTATSFYCQLEGTNWVRNLLLTGSLFCGPLFLTFCFLNTVAIAYRATAALPFGTIVVIFLIWTLVTSPLLVLGGIAGKNSKSEFQAPVRTAKFPREIPPLPWYREALPQMAMAGFLPFSAIYIELYYIFASVWGHKIYTIYSILFIVFIILVIVTAFITVALTYFQLAAEDHKWWWRSFLCGGSTGLFIYGYCLYYYHARSDMSGFMQNSFFFGYMACICYGFFLMLGAVGFRATLFFVRHIYRSIKCE